In the genome of Candidatus Binatia bacterium, one region contains:
- a CDS encoding M24 family metallopeptidase, translating to MPELYPYPRFSLAERDRRWRAVREAMRREKIDVIVTPQNTGHSMDYQANTRYLTHVGGGGDSDIAGVFPLEGEVTAIATSAAPRWPNVQEWTKDVREARRNYGRVIVERLKELKVERGRIGITGLGDIEGTRTPEGTILYGTWKQIREAFPHAELVDATSILADVRYVKSPEEIEVLTKSMEIIELAYQAEIKAARPGAKDWDVWAATQSALMMNGSEMPVHCNWVSGKNPVRTLTRPSMRLLEAGDLIINEIEASWVGYRSQGVQPVFVEAADPVHVELIKIQREVFNRVRESLKPGVTVGELAELTRKAGVDAAPKSGPAANANAELTMHGRGAGDDGPIITSHARSPKQLGVALRENMVFICKPSAITADGKSICTWGDTVVVTPAGGRRLGKRPHDLAVSRG from the coding sequence ATGCCTGAGCTATATCCCTACCCCCGTTTTTCGCTCGCCGAGCGGGACCGGCGCTGGCGGGCCGTGCGCGAGGCTATGCGCCGGGAAAAAATCGACGTCATCGTCACGCCGCAGAACACCGGCCACTCGATGGACTATCAGGCCAACACGCGCTATCTCACGCACGTCGGCGGCGGCGGCGACTCGGACATCGCCGGCGTCTTCCCGCTGGAAGGAGAAGTCACGGCGATCGCGACCTCGGCCGCCCCGCGCTGGCCGAACGTGCAGGAGTGGACGAAAGACGTGCGCGAAGCGCGGCGGAATTACGGCCGCGTGATCGTGGAGAGATTGAAAGAGCTGAAAGTCGAGCGCGGCCGCATCGGCATCACGGGTCTCGGCGATATTGAAGGCACGCGCACGCCGGAAGGAACGATCCTCTACGGCACGTGGAAGCAGATCCGCGAGGCTTTTCCGCATGCGGAATTGGTCGACGCGACATCTATATTGGCGGACGTCCGCTACGTGAAAAGCCCGGAGGAGATCGAAGTTCTCACGAAATCGATGGAGATCATCGAGCTGGCTTACCAGGCGGAGATCAAGGCGGCGCGTCCGGGCGCCAAAGATTGGGACGTGTGGGCGGCGACGCAATCGGCGCTGATGATGAACGGCTCGGAGATGCCGGTCCATTGCAACTGGGTGTCGGGAAAAAATCCCGTGCGCACGCTCACGCGGCCGAGCATGCGTCTACTGGAAGCGGGCGATCTCATCATCAACGAGATCGAAGCCTCCTGGGTCGGCTACCGCTCGCAGGGCGTGCAGCCGGTCTTCGTGGAAGCAGCGGACCCGGTGCACGTGGAGCTGATCAAGATTCAGCGCGAGGTCTTCAATCGCGTCCGCGAAAGCTTGAAGCCGGGCGTCACGGTTGGAGAGCTGGCCGAGCTGACGCGAAAAGCGGGGGTCGATGCCGCGCCGAAGTCCGGGCCAGCGGCCAACGCGAACGCCGAGCTGACGATGCACGGGCGCGGCGCCGGCGACGACGGCCCGATCATCACCTCGCACGCGCGGAGCCCGAAGCAGCTCGGCGTCGCGCTGCGCGAGAATATGGTTTTCATCTGCAAGCCTTCCGCGATCACCGCCGACGGCAAGTCCATCTGCACCTGGGGCGACACCGTCGTCGTCACGCCCGCCGGAGGGCGGAGACTCGGCAAGAGGCCGCACGATCTGGCCGTTTCCCGCGGCTGA